Proteins encoded within one genomic window of Thermodesulfovibrionales bacterium:
- a CDS encoding glycerophosphodiester phosphodiesterase has translation MFLKIGHRGARAYEIENTLESYERAIEMGANAIELDVRKAKDGALMVIHDDNLKRVFGSDGHVNDATAEELKELTEKSIPTLGEALHFIDGRVDRILVELKEVGYEEEVIAAIKREHVNERVIVISFHEQALLNVRKVDRNIPTGFIYVRHKKPIDTARRLKAQYLISLYRFTHARNIEDAHKHDLKVIVWTINTREEMKNYRAKGVDGIATDRPDIFDVIS, from the coding sequence ATGTTCTTAAAAATAGGGCATCGTGGGGCAAGGGCATACGAAATTGAGAATACCCTGGAAAGTTATGAAAGGGCGATCGAAATGGGTGCGAATGCCATTGAGTTGGATGTGCGAAAGGCAAAGGACGGAGCGTTAATGGTCATTCACGATGATAATTTGAAAAGGGTCTTTGGAAGTGATGGCCATGTCAACGACGCTACAGCAGAAGAATTAAAAGAATTAACGGAGAAGAGCATTCCGACTCTCGGGGAGGCCTTACACTTCATAGACGGAAGGGTTGACAGGATTCTCGTGGAACTCAAGGAAGTCGGTTATGAAGAAGAGGTTATAGCCGCAATAAAAAGGGAGCACGTGAATGAAAGGGTGATTGTCATCTCTTTTCACGAACAGGCACTCCTGAATGTGAGAAAAGTCGATCGAAATATACCAACAGGCTTCATATATGTGCGGCACAAAAAACCGATTGACACCGCACGAAGGCTCAAGGCCCAGTATCTCATTTCCTTGTATCGATTCACCCACGCGAGAAACATCGAGGATGCCCATAAGCACGATCTCAAGGTGATCGTCTGGACCATCAACACCAGGGAGGAGATGAAGAATTACAGGGCCAAGGGTGTCGATGGCATTGCGACCGATAGACCTGATATCTTTGACGTCATTTCTTAA
- a CDS encoding formate--tetrahydrofolate ligase, with product MAFNATKLADWQISEEAEKNMPTPEEWREKLGLKKGEMLPMGRLAKIDFLKVIDRLKDRPDGKYIEVTAITPTPLGEGKSTTSCGLMEGLGKRGVNVGGALRQPSGGPTMNVKGTAAGGGNSLLIPMTEFSLGLTGDINDIMNAHNLAMVALTARMQHERNYNDEQLERLTKMRRLDIDPTRVEMGWVMDFCAQSLRNIIIGMGGRQDGFMMQSKFGIAVGSECMAILSVANDLADLKQRLNHITIAFDKNGRPVTTGDLEVGNAMAAFMRNAINPTLMCTAEYNPCFVHAGPFANIAVGQSSIIADRVGLKLFDYHVTESGFAADIGFEKFWNVKCRFSGLKPHVSVLTTTVRALKMHGGGPKVVAGKALPDEYTKENIALVEKGCANMVHMINVIRKSGINPVVCINRFYTDTDAEVAVVKKAAEAAGARCAESQHWLKGGDGALELADAVIDACKDKNDFKFLYPLEMKLRDRVAIIAREVYGADGVSWLPEAEAKAKMLEDDPRYADYATMMVKTHLSLSHDPVMKGVPKGWTLPIRDVLIYSGAKFLCPCAGTISLMPGTSSNPAFRRIDVDVHTGKVSGLF from the coding sequence ATGGCATTTAATGCAACGAAGTTGGCTGACTGGCAGATTTCCGAAGAAGCAGAAAAGAACATGCCCACACCCGAGGAGTGGCGCGAGAAGCTGGGTCTGAAAAAGGGCGAGATGCTGCCCATGGGTCGTCTGGCGAAGATCGATTTTCTGAAGGTCATCGACCGTCTCAAGGACAGGCCTGACGGGAAATACATTGAAGTAACGGCTATTACCCCGACTCCTTTGGGAGAGGGCAAAAGCACCACTTCCTGCGGTCTCATGGAAGGTCTCGGCAAGCGCGGCGTGAACGTGGGAGGCGCCCTGCGCCAGCCTTCGGGTGGGCCGACGATGAACGTCAAGGGAACCGCGGCAGGTGGCGGCAACTCACTGTTGATTCCCATGACCGAGTTTTCGCTGGGACTGACAGGCGACATCAACGACATCATGAACGCCCATAACCTTGCGATGGTCGCGCTCACCGCACGGATGCAGCACGAACGCAACTACAACGATGAGCAGCTGGAGCGGCTTACGAAGATGAGGCGCCTCGATATCGATCCCACCCGTGTCGAGATGGGATGGGTCATGGACTTCTGCGCCCAGAGTCTCCGCAATATTATCATCGGCATGGGAGGCAGGCAGGACGGCTTTATGATGCAATCAAAGTTTGGCATAGCCGTGGGCTCTGAGTGTATGGCCATCCTGTCCGTGGCCAATGACCTCGCCGACCTGAAGCAGCGCCTCAACCATATCACCATTGCCTTTGACAAGAACGGCAGGCCCGTCACCACGGGTGATCTCGAGGTCGGTAACGCGATGGCCGCCTTTATGCGGAATGCCATCAACCCCACGCTCATGTGCACCGCTGAATATAACCCCTGTTTTGTCCATGCCGGGCCTTTTGCGAACATTGCAGTAGGCCAGTCCTCCATCATCGCAGACCGGGTCGGCCTGAAATTGTTCGACTACCACGTCACCGAATCGGGTTTTGCTGCTGATATCGGTTTTGAGAAATTCTGGAACGTCAAATGCCGTTTCAGCGGCCTGAAGCCTCATGTCTCGGTTCTCACCACTACAGTCCGTGCGCTGAAGATGCACGGTGGCGGTCCCAAGGTGGTTGCCGGTAAGGCCCTGCCCGATGAATACACGAAGGAGAATATCGCCTTAGTTGAAAAGGGCTGCGCAAACATGGTGCACATGATCAACGTTATCCGGAAGTCCGGCATAAATCCGGTGGTCTGCATCAACCGTTTCTACACTGATACAGACGCTGAAGTGGCCGTCGTCAAGAAGGCGGCAGAAGCGGCCGGCGCACGCTGCGCAGAGTCGCAGCACTGGCTTAAAGGCGGTGATGGAGCCCTTGAACTGGCGGATGCAGTCATCGACGCCTGCAAGGACAAGAACGACTTCAAGTTCCTCTATCCTCTCGAGATGAAGCTCCGTGACCGCGTCGCGATCATTGCCAGGGAAGTATACGGCGCTGACGGCGTATCCTGGCTGCCGGAAGCAGAGGCGAAGGCCAAGATGCTGGAGGACGACCCTAGGTATGCCGACTACGCCACGATGATGGTCAAGACCCATCTGAGCCTGTCTCACGACCCGGTCATGAAAGGAGTGCCCAAGGGCTGGACCTTGCCGATTAGGGACGTCCTGATTTACTCTGGCGCCAAGTTCCTCTGTCCCTGTGCAGGGACGATTAGCCTCATGCCGGGAACGAGTTCCAACCCTGCTTTCAGAAGAATTGACGTCGACGTCCACACTGGTAAGGTGAGCGGATTGTTTTAA